The DNA region TTACTACAGTAGCTCGCGAAGTAGATCTTATTTGCTCAAAGGGCGACCAGATAACCATTAATGAAGAGGGTATTCCCGTTCTCAAAAGAATTACCGCTCAAGATAAACCCGACGGTACAGAAGCTTTGTTTAACGCCATTCGAGAACGTTTGCCCCAGCGTAGCGTGCTAGATGTTCTCTGTAATGTAGAACATTGGCTAAATTGGACGAGACATTTTGGTCCTTTATCGGGCAGCGAACCTAAATTATTAAACCCTCAAGAAAGGTATATCCTGACAGCATTTGGTTATGGATGCAATATTGGTCCTAATGAGATGGCACGTCACGTCCGAGGAAAAGTAACTTCTCATATGCTTTCTTATACCAATCGCCGTCACGTTACCAGTTCTTATTTAGAAGCTGCGATTAAAGATATCATCAATGCCTATAACCGCCTTAGTCTTCCCAAATGTTGGGGTAGCGGAAAAAAAGCAGCAGCCGATGGAAGCAAATTTGAAATCTATGAAAATAACCTGATGAGCGAGTGTCATATTCGCTATGGGGGTTACGGCGGAATCGCTTACCATCACGTTTCCGATACTTACATTGCCCTGTTTACTCACTTCATTGCCTGTGGAGTTTGGGAGGCAGTTTATATCCTCGATGGGTTGCTGAAAAACACTTCTGATATTCAACCCGACACCCTCCACGCAGATACCCAAGGACAATCTTCTACCGTTTTTGCCCTTTCTCACCTATTGGGGATTAAATTGATGCCCAGGATTCGTAATTGGCAGGATTTAGATTTTCTCCGTCCCCATAAGGACGAAGTTTACGATTATATCGAGCCTCTATTCGATGATGTTGCTGAATGGAAGTTAATTCAGACTCATTGGCAAGACCTGATGCGGGTTGTACTGTCAATTAAAGCAGGAAAACTTTTACCTTCAACGGTTTTAAGGAAATTGGGTAGTTATAGTCGGAAGAATAGATTGTATCAGGCTTTTCGGGCTTTAGGGAAAGTCATACGCACCATGTATCTTCTGCGATTTATTTCCGATCGCGCTTTGCGACGAGAGGTTACTGCCTGTACTAATATCGTTGAGAGCTATCATCATTTTTTAGATTGGCTGTTCTTTGGCAAAGACGGCGTAATTACAGACAATGACCCCGTAGAACAAGAGAAGCGACTAAAGTATCTAGATTTGGTAGCTAGCGCGGTAATTCTCCAGAATACGGTAGATATGACTGGGGTAATTCGTTCTTTGAGTGCAGAAGGATTCAAGATTAATCGTCGGATGTTGGCAACTATGAGTCCTTATATCAACCGCAATCTCAAGCGATACGGGGACTACGTGGTGGATTTGAAGAACATTCCCCAACCATTTGAGGTGGCGATTAACCTGCCAGCTAGTATTTTTGAAACTTAAGCAGAGTAAAGGTTAAAGGGCTATCTTGCACTATTTTACACGTATCTCGGCTCTTCCCCCTTTACTCGTGCCTCGACTTCAAAATTGAATACTGTGGTATGGAATGAGATAGATTGGCGTAAAGTCGAGCTTTCTGTGTTCAAGCTCCAAAAGCGCATTTACCAAGCCAGCAAAAGTGACAATGTACGAAAGTTACGACGATTACAAAAAACCCTGTTGAACTCATATAACGCAAAGTTGTTAGCGGTTAGAAAGGTAAGCCAAGATAACGGGGGCAAGCGCACTGCGGGAGTGGACGGCGTTAAATCGTTGATCCCGAAGCAGAGAATAGCCTTAGTCCGTAGCCTGAAATTGAGTCATAAATCCCAACCCGTTCGTCGGATATGGATACCAAAATCAAATGGTAAGGAGCGTCCACTTGGCATACCAACTATGCACGACAGAGCTTTACAAGCTCTGGTCAAGGCAGCACTAGAACCAGAATGGGAAGCTCGTTTTGAAGAAAATTCATACGGGTTTAGACCAGGAAGAAGTTGCCACGATGCTATTTCGGCGATTTTCAATCAGATTAGGTATCATCCTAAATTCGTCTTGGATGCCGATATTAGCAAGTGTTTTGACCGTATCAATCATGCCAAACTTCTCGAAAAGGTAAACACCTTTCCCAAAGCAAGAAGACAAATTAAGGCATGGCTAAAAGCTGGAATTATAGACAGAGGAAAGAAAATCTTTCCGATTGAAGGAAGCCCGCAAGGTGGTGTCTCAAGCCCATTATTTGCCAATATTGCCTTACACGGAATGGAAATGGAGATGAAAGCGTACGCTGCAACTTGGAAAGGAGGTAAAAGGGACAATATTAATTCCCTTTCCCTCGTCCGATATGCAGATGACTTCGTAGTTCTCCATAAAGACTTAAACGTGGTCAAGAATTGTAGAGGAATTTTAGAGACATGGCTTGAGAACGTTGGATTAGAACTCAGTGAAGAAAAAACCAAAATTACACACACCCTTCACAAACACGAAGGGCAAAAACCAGGGTTCAATTTCTTGGGGTTCAATATCAGACAATATCCTATTGGGAAGTACCAAAGTGGCAAAAACGCTCAGGGAAAAAGGTTAGGATTTAAAACCATCATTAAGCCCTCCAAAGAAAAGGTACTCAAACACTATCGTAATTTAGCCGTGATAATAGATAGACATAAGACTGCACCCCAAGCAGCACTGGTTTCAAAATTAAAACCAGTCATCACAGGTTGGTGTAACTACTACAGAAGTATTTGTAGTATGAAAATCTTCTCTAAGGTGAATCATCTATTAGTACAAAAGCTTTTACGATGGGGTTATCGTAGACATCCCAATAAGAGTAAAACATGGGTTAAGACGAAATACTTTCATACCGTTGGTGGAGATAATTGGACATTTGCGTACAAGCTCGGAGATGCTTTAATCTCATTACCAAATCACGCACATACGAAAATTGTCCGACACATCAAGGTTAAAGGTGATGTTAGCCCGTACGATGATAACTGGGTCTACTGGTCTAAGAGAATGGCTAATTACTCAGGTATTTCAAACCGTAAAGCTCGGTTACTAAAAGTTCAAAAAGGAATTTGTAATTATTGTAGACTCACTTTCAGGCTTGAAGATAAAATCGAAATCGACCATTTCACCCCTCGCAAAGCAGGGGGTAAAGACCAATACGATAATCTTCAGGTATTACACAAGCATTGTCATAATGTGAAAACGAAAAAGGACTTGGTAGCGATTAGACGTTACAAGGTTCGTCAAGAGTGGAACAAGATTTACCAAAAGTTTCAGAAACAGTTTGAGAAATCAGATTGGGTCTGGAATGGAGATTTACCCACTCTCGTTTGAATGGTACTCGTAACAAGAGCCTAATTGGAGAGGAGCGCAGTGAGGTAAAAGTCTCATGCTGCGTTCTGAAGACGAGTCGCCTCGGTGACGAGGTGGCTTAGTTTAACACTGCCATATATACCCATGTTCTTAATTCTCAAGAAAATAATCCGGCTACAAAAATTGAAATTAATTTTTAGCTGCATTGAACAAATCTCTTATAGATAAATTAATGCCTTAAGAGTCGCGCATACGCTTATAGCAGATGGTTTGAACTTGCTTGAGTACCCTTTTGTCGCCATACCGTTAGGTAGCGAAACGCTAACAATGTAAAAGCTTTACTTTGTTTTGACTCTCTATTGGCTTTTCTATTTAGACTAGATCGATATTTCCTCATAAGTTCCTCAAATCTTAGCTTTAATCTTAAAAACTAGTGAAAAAAGTAATTTATAAAAAATAAGCAAATGAGCAACAAACATATTTTCTCAGATTGATGGGATGAGTATTGCGGCAGATTTACCAGCGAAAACAGAAAAAACTTAAGTAACTTTAAATACTACAAAAATTTTAATAAATACTATTTCCGAAAAACTAAGAATTAATCAAGCAATAAGCTTTTTTAGCTAGAAAATAACTAACATTAATTTTGCAAAATGCTTACAAAATTAGTAGACCTGACTCATCTTTGGGTCATAAAAGAAGTTCAGTATCTTGCCGAATCTGAAGAATATCGAGGTAATTTAATTCTTCGAGATCTATCTTATAAACAGCAGCTAATTGAATACGTTTTATCTAATTTAAATCATCGATATATGATGATTGAATTAACCGCAATTCCTAAAGAAGCTGGCAATTTGTTTCCTCAGTGTCCCTTAGATGAGCGAGTAGTAATAAGACAATTGTTGCTAATGGGAATGTCTAAGATAGTGCGATCGCGCCTTTAGCAAGCAGAAAAACAACAAATAGTAATTTCAACCGCTAAGATACAGCTAGACAGACCTAATCTAAATTGACAATAACCATAATTTGATTTCGCTCGAAAGTCACAGATTACTCCGCCACGTCCGTCATAAACGCCTGGGGAAACCCCAGGCGACGCGGACTCCTAAACGGACGGACACATGCGGCAAACTATACGCCTTTGTGCTGTGACCGTTGGTCGATCTACGCTACAGCTAAGGATATTTCCAAATATATTTTAGATAAAAGCAGATAAACTAAACTATATATATTTATAAAACCGCTCGCTTAGTCTTTCAGCAAAATGGAGTCAGACTACGAACACATAAGAGAAAGGTTCAAAACTTTAATCGCCAATATCCCTGGTGCTATATACCGTTGTGCTGACGATGCTTATTGGACGATGGAATTTTTGAATGATGAAATTACCACGATCTCAGGTTATCAGGCTAGCGATTTTATCGATAATAGAGAACGATCTTTTAACAGTATTATTTATCTAGAAGACCGCGATCGCGTTTTTCAAGAAGTTCGTGAAGCAATCTTCCAAAAAAAACCTCATACGGTTGAATATCGAATTATTTGCTCGAATGGAACAATTGCCTGGGTAAAAGATAAAGGAAAAGGAATTTTTGACCGAAAAGGCAAATTTCAGTGGTTAGACGGAATTATCTTGAATATTACCGAACGTAAATGGACAGAAAGCTTGCAACAGATTCAGAATCGAACTTTGAGCGCGATCGCACGGGGAGAGACGCTAAAAAATACTTTATCAGAACTGAGCGAACAGATCGATCGCTTATCTCCAAATTTAACTTCGACTATTATGATAACGGAGAACGATGGCAGGCATTTACAACCTTTTGTTAGTTCGAGGTTGCCCCAAGAATATATTAGGGCGATCGATCGTTTACCCATTGGAGCAAAAGCTACTTCTTGCGGTACGGCAGCGTATTTAGGTCGGCGAGTAATCGTTAGTAATATCGCTACCGATCCTTTA from Myxosarcina sp. GI1 includes:
- the ltrA gene encoding group II intron reverse transcriptase/maturase; the encoded protein is MVWNEIDWRKVELSVFKLQKRIYQASKSDNVRKLRRLQKTLLNSYNAKLLAVRKVSQDNGGKRTAGVDGVKSLIPKQRIALVRSLKLSHKSQPVRRIWIPKSNGKERPLGIPTMHDRALQALVKAALEPEWEARFEENSYGFRPGRSCHDAISAIFNQIRYHPKFVLDADISKCFDRINHAKLLEKVNTFPKARRQIKAWLKAGIIDRGKKIFPIEGSPQGGVSSPLFANIALHGMEMEMKAYAATWKGGKRDNINSLSLVRYADDFVVLHKDLNVVKNCRGILETWLENVGLELSEEKTKITHTLHKHEGQKPGFNFLGFNIRQYPIGKYQSGKNAQGKRLGFKTIIKPSKEKVLKHYRNLAVIIDRHKTAPQAALVSKLKPVITGWCNYYRSICSMKIFSKVNHLLVQKLLRWGYRRHPNKSKTWVKTKYFHTVGGDNWTFAYKLGDALISLPNHAHTKIVRHIKVKGDVSPYDDNWVYWSKRMANYSGISNRKARLLKVQKGICNYCRLTFRLEDKIEIDHFTPRKAGGKDQYDNLQVLHKHCHNVKTKKDLVAIRRYKVRQEWNKIYQKFQKQFEKSDWVWNGDLPTLV